Proteins from one Elgaria multicarinata webbii isolate HBS135686 ecotype San Diego chromosome 3, rElgMul1.1.pri, whole genome shotgun sequence genomic window:
- the LOC134395936 gene encoding E3 ubiquitin-protein ligase TRIM41-like has translation MAAAAEPAGSSYRAPPNPMATLHEEAVCAICLDYFIDPVSIGCGHNFCRVCITKLWGSGEGQSEEEGDDVGASGSDGGYGPGSEGAVDDGGIDDLGPEENGDDDEDGDLEDEAYLYDGDMGEEDEDVSREEYDDDDPELWDEGDWDEDPGSDLFFDNYNDVEDIMNEGEEPEEEEEYTVPATPPTPPQRQAFTCPQCRKTFPHRNFRPSLQLANMVQIIRQLHPQPFKPVMAAIEAVELAAAGDSSGAPSAIAADQTPSMESTLCEKHQEPLKLFCETDEEPICVVCRESRTHKHHSVMPLEEVVQEYKAKLQGHLDPLKKKLETVLKQKSSEEEKMSNIKRKIKKEIAKVKGTRKRPSNHNLPHLEELASEEEQEDTDTATEEKMAEGGKSAGSQPATLVEIKSVIAENNAIIFKKMDQQTEELDKWIIVLADKTTQNVNAIKDLEAGADLFFSL, from the exons atggcagcagcagctgagccTGCAGGCAGTAGCTATAGGGCCCCCCCGAACCCTATGGCAACTCTGCATGAGGAGGCAGTCTGTGCCATCTGCCTAGACTATTTCATAGACCCGGTGTCCATCGGATGTGGCCACAATTTCTGCCGCGTCTGCATCACCAAGCTGTGGGGCTCGGGTGAAGGTCAGAGTGAGGAGGAAGGAGATGATGTGGGAGCATCTGGCTCAGATGGCGGGTATGGGCCTGGTTCTGAGGGCGCTGTGGACGATGGAGGAATAGATGACCTGGGACCTGAGGAAAATGGGGACGATGAtgaagatggtgatctggaagatGAGGCATACTTGTATGATGGAGACATGGGAGAAGAGGATGAGGATGTGTCCAGGGAGGAGTACGATGATGATGATCCTGAGCTGTGGGACGAAGGAGACTGGGACGAAGACCCTGGTTCAGATTTATTCTTTGATAATTATAATGATGTTGAGGATATCATGAATGAAGGAGAAGaaccagaggaagaggaagagtatACTGTGCCGGCAACTCCACCCACTCCCCCGCAACGCCAGGCTTTTACTTGCCCCCAGTGCCGCAAAACTTTCCCCCATCGCAACTTCCGCCCCAGCCTTCAGCTGGCCAATATGGTGCAGATCATCCGACAGTTGCATCCGCAGCCCTTCAAGCCCGTGATGGCAGCAATTGAGGCAGTGGAGTTGGCAGCAGCAGGGGATTCATCTGGAGCACCATCTGCTATAGCAGCAGATCAAACTCCAAGTATGGAGAGCACCCTGTGTGAGAAACACCAGGAGCCCCTCAAACTTTTCTGTGAGACAGATGAGGAGCCCATCTGTGTGGTGTGCAGGGAGTCCCGAACCCATAAACATCATAGCGTCATGCCACTGGAAGAAGTTGTGCAAGAATACAAG gcCAAACTCCAGGGTCACTTGGATCCTCTCAAGAAGAAACTGGAGACTGTTCTGAAGCAGAAGTCAAGTGAAGAGGAAAAGatgtcgaatataaaaagaaagattaaaaaggaaattgcaaaagttaagGGGACAAGGAAACGACCCAGTAATCATAACCTCCCCCATCTGGAAGAATTGGCTTcggaagaagagcaggaagaTACAGACAcagcaacagaagagaaaatggccgaaggtggaaaatcagctggcagtcagccagcTACCTTAGTTGAAATCAagagtgttattgcagaaaataatgcaatcatttttaaaaaaatggatcagcaaacggaaGAATTAGATAAATGGATTATTGTGTTAGctgataaaaccacgcagaatgTCAATGCTATAAAGGActtggaggcaggagcagaccttttcttttccctatag
- the LOC134395947 gene encoding zinc finger protein 239-like, with translation MDPAGEDWIKRENEEEIPQRMNPLPVDPKQPLEMLSEESEDFLDSEQPESHKGDLEPHGDTFAGDICFNYEDGPPRIHPNDRPFKCDVCDKSFRHSSSLLTHRRLHTGEKPYKCTDCGKSFNTSSALIVHRRTHTGEKSYVCSDCGRCFSEGSVLIKHWRIHTGEKPYKCSICGRGFRQSSQLRAHERTHTGEKPYECQDCGKCFSTSSNLSAHQRTHTGEKPYICTECDRRFGHKSHLISHQKTHTEKLHACPDCPASFRMIHQLLVHRKSHQEDRRYKCLLCGKTFSYSSALLAHQRMHTGDRPFKCLECGRSFIRNSDLNKHQRIHTGEKPYECPECGKRFNQSSHLVSHRRVHFKGTTKSPGTNASAPREQEIESS, from the exons ATGGACCCCG cAGGTGAAGATTGGATTAAGAgagaaaatgaagaggaaattccccaacGAATGAATCCTCTGCCGGTGGATCCCAAACAACCGCTTGAGATGTTGTCAGAGGAGAGCGAAGATTTCCTGGATTCTGAGCAGCCAGAATCCCACAAGGGGGATCTGGAACCCCACGGGGATACGTTCGCAGGGGACATCTGTTTCAACTATGAAGATGGCCCTCCCAGAATCCACCCGAACGACAGGCCGTTCAAGTGTGACGTCTGCGACAAAAGCTTCCGCCACAGTTCCAGCCTTTTGACCCACCGGCGGCTCCAtacgggggagaagccgtacaagtGCACCgattgtgggaaaagcttcaacaCCAGCTCGGCGCTCATCGTGCACCGCCGgacccacactggggagaagtccTATGTCTGCTCGGATTGCGGCCGGTGCTTCAGCGAAGGTTCGGTGCTCATCAAGCACTGGCggatccacacgggggagaagccgtacaagtGCTCCATCTGCGGCCGGGGCTTCCGGCAGAGCTCGCAGCTCCGAGCCCACGAGCggacccacacgggcgagaagccctacgaGTGCCAGGACTGCGGGAAATGCTTCAGCACCAGCTCCAACCTCTCAGCCCACCAGCggacccacacgggcgagaagccctacatCTGCACTGAGTGCGACCGGCGGTTCGGTCACAAGTCGCACCTCATCTCCCACCAGAAGACGCACACCGAGAAGCTCCACGCGTGTCCCGACTGCCCGGCCAGCTTCCGCATGATCCACCAGCTCCTGGTGCACCGCAAATCCCACCAGGAAGACCGGCGCTACAAATGCCTGCTGTGCGGGAAGACTTTCAGCTACAGCTCCGCCCTGCTGGCCCACCAGCGCATGCACACGGGAGACCGGCCGTTCAAGTGCCTTGAGTGTGGCAGGAGCTTCATCCGGAACTCGGACTTGAACAAGCACCAGCGgatccacacgggcgagaagccctacgaGTGCCCCGAGTGCGGGAAGCGGTTTAACCAGAGCTCGCACCTGGTTAGCCATCGGAGAGTCCACTTCAAAGGCACCACGAAAAGCCCCGGCACCAATGCAAGTGCCCCAAGAGAGCAGGAAATAGAGTCTTCCTGA
- the LOC134395931 gene encoding zinc finger protein RFP-like has product MDTSADSPMQGLQKAAVCSICLEYFKDPVSIDCGHNFCLGCITQCCEKFRSRFCCPHCRRRACKRDFRPNRELASMVDIAKRLKLQAEKVAGGKGACGRHQEPLKLFCEDDQSLICVVCDRSKEHRAHTVLPIEEAALNYKEQIQNQSQSLKQERAKLQELKQDGERTTEEGLRKLDAERTKVVSEFEQLHQFLEEMEQALLDQLNGLEQEIKEGQKENSARFSEGISDLGDLINEMDEKCKKPDSEFLQNVKEILTRSKRRSFHLPAKASPDLKEELRKFAKKTISLAETLKKFRDSLHIELQEKEEEVPSTVADVTLDLDTAGPYVILSDNGKSVRLGGVRQKRTKSRDQFNVYPCVLGCNGFTSGRHSWEVEVVERGCWAMGVARDSVKRKKRLSFRPEEGIWALEHLGADHYRALTSPPTPLPLSKGYERIRVCLDYEGGMVAFFDAVNGNWIFTFPTSLFAGERIHPWFWVGLRSHLRLFP; this is encoded by the exons ATGGATACAAGCGCAGACAGCCCCATGCAAGGCCTGCAAAAGGCTGCCGTTTGCTCCATCTGCCTGGAATATTTCAAAGACCCCGTTTCCATAGACTGTGGGCACAACTTCTGTTTGGGCTGCATCACGCAATGCTGCGAGAAGTTCAGGAGTCGTTTCTGTTGCCCGCACTGCCGACGAAGGGCTTGCAAGAGAGACTTCAGACCTAACAGGGAACTGGCGAGCATGGTCGACATAGCCAAACGGCTCAAGCTGCAGGCTGAAAAAGTGGCGGGAGGGAAGGGAGCCTGCGGCAGGCACCAGGAGCCCCTGAAGCTCTTCTGTGAAGATGACCAAAGCCTCATCTGCGTGGTATGCGACAGATCCAAGGAACACCGAGCCCACACTGTGCTTCCCATAGAGGAGGCAGCCCTGAACTATAAG gAACAAATTCAGAATCAATCCCAGAGTCTTAAGCAAGAGAgagcaaagctgcaggagcttaaACAGGATGGTGAGAGGACAACAGAGGAGGGACTG AGAAAGTTAGATGCTGAAAGGACGAAGGTGGTCTCTGAATTTGAACAGCTGCATCAATTTCTTGAAGAAATGGAGCAGGCCCTTCTGGACCAACTGAATGGGCTGGAGCAGGAGATTAAGGAAGGGCAGAAGGAAAATAGTGCCAGATTTTCTGAGGGGATTTCTGATCTTGGGGACCTGATCAATGAGATGGATGAGAAGTGTAAAAAGCCGGATAGTGAATTCCTGCAG AATGTCAAGGAGATATTGACCag GTCTAAGAGGAGATCATTTCATTTGCCAGCCAAGGCTTCTCCAGATCTGAAAGAGGAACTTAGGAAATTTGCGAAGAAAACCATTTCCCTAGCAGAAACCCTGAAGAAATTCAGAG aCTCTTTACACATTGAACTtcaagaaaaagaggaggaggtgcCTTCAACCGTAG CTGATGTGACGCTGGACCTGGACACAGCAGGCCCCTATGTCATCCTGTCCGACAATGGGAAAAGCGTGAGGTTGGGAGGCGTACGGCAGAAACGCACCAAGTCTCGGGACCAGTTCAACGTGTACCCCTGCGTACTCGGCTGCAATGGGTTTACCTCAGGGAGGCACTCCTGGGAGGTAGAAGTGGTGGAAAGGGGGTGTTGGGCAATGGGCGTAGCCAGAGACTCCGTGAAGCGGAAGAAGAGACTGAGCTTCCGTCCCGAAGAGGGCATCTGGGCTTTAGAGCACTTGGGGGCTGATCATTACAGGGCTCTTACCTCCCCTCCGACCCCCCTGCCCCTGAGCAAGGGCTACGAAAGGATCCGGGTGTGTCTGGACTACGAAGGCGGCATGGTGGCTTTTTTTGATGCAGTGAATGGCAACTGGATCTTCACATTCCCCACAAGCCTTTTTGCAGGGGAGAGAATCCATCCTTGGTTTTGGGTTGGGCTCCGGTCCCACCTCAGACTATTTCCCTAG